The Tetrapisispora phaffii CBS 4417 chromosome 5, complete genome genome segment TGGTCTAGTGGTATGATTCTCGCTTTGGGTATTTCCTTAGTTTACACTAAGgatataattcaaatatgcGAGAGGCCCTGGGTTCAATTCCCAGCTCGCCCCCTTTTGTCACTtaactttttaataaattatatggAAATTCTCTTAATAGTAAAAGTCACGGTAGTACCGTATATAACAAAATACACtagtttatatttttaattgtcGTAATAACCGTTATTTTATTTAGCTATTCAATGTTATTTATTGCTATAGaactatatttttatcCTACAGCATTCTAAGTTATTCTTATATGCTACGATGTATTTGGAACTCTAATGTAACAGAATCGAGTAGAaacattatataaaaataaggTAAAAACATGCGTCATGAACGAACTCAAGATAATTAGTTTATGATTAGAGAGAAAGATAACATCCAGTTTCAGTTAgaaatcttcttctaaaGAGAATGGGTTTTCTGATTCTGTGTTTGATGATTTGGAAATAACACCAGCAAATTGATAATCTGAAACTCTCTTTTCGAAGAAATTGGTCTTACCTGCTAAGGAAATGTTTTCCATGAAATCGAATGGATTTTCAACCTTAAAGTATTTTTTGTTACCGAATGCAACCAATAGTCTATCAGCGACGAATTCGACGTATTGGTTCATTAAATCAGCATTCATACCTAGTAAAGAAACTGGTAAAGCATCCAagaaatatcttttttcaatttcaacaGCTTCGGTGACGATTTTTTCGACAATCTCTGGAGAtggtttatttttaatatgaCTGAATAATATGCAGGCAAAGTCCGTGTGCAAACCTTCATCTCTGCAGATCAATTCATTGGAGAAAGTCAAACCTGGCATTAAACCTCTCTTCTTTAACCAAAAGATAGAGGCGAAGGAACCTGAGAAGAAGACACCTTCAATAGCAGCAAAAGCTACCAGTCTTTCAGCAAACAAAGCTTCTGAGTCGTTGATCCATCTTAGTGCCCATTCGgctttttctttaatttgcGGGATGGTTTCGATTGCGTTGAATAAGAATTGAGATTCTTTTGGATCCTTGACATAAGTATCGATCAATAGTGAGTAAGTTTCCGAGTGAATGTTTTCAATCATGATTTGGAAACCGTAGAACAATTTAGCTTCTGGAATCTTAGCCTCAACGGAGAAATTCTCGGTTAAATTTTCGTTGACAATACCGTCAGAAGCAGCAAAGAAAGCCAAGACTCTCGAAATGAAGAACTTTTCATTCTCATTCATTCTGTTATTCCAATCGTGCAAATCCTTACCCAAATCGATTTCTTCAGCAGTCCAAAAGGAGGCTTCAGCTCTCTTGTAGGCTTCGTAGACGTCTGGATACTTAATTGGGTAAAGAACCTTTCTAGAGTCATCCTCCACCAGTAAAGGTTCTGATTTTTCCAGTTCCTTCAATTTATGTCTCTGGACTCTATGTTTAGCCATGAATTGCTTATGTTCTTCGGCAGCTTTCGATAATCTTAATTGCAAAGCTTCTTCATCgaatttgttttcttttaaagCATCTAGGGTCTTACCTAAATTTGCCTTTGAATCTTTCAATTCCAAATCAGATAAAGCTGAAGCAGCAACCTTTGAAGGCGTTTCTTTTGGAGGAGCCATAATAAAAGTATGTGGTGGATGTGGACGGTGATATCAGTATACGTAATAAAAAGCCAAATCCCTTTAATTTCGTAATAACACCAGATCAATCAACAGTAGATAAAgatgtgtatatatgtatgtatcAGTTGGAAAAGAACAACctatatatacaataagtgcgaaaaaataataacaataaacaataatatcaattatagAATTAGTAATGATTAGAATAAATCAAGGTAATAAAATAGAGtgtaaaaaattttttaattacgAAATAAAAGTTGCATGCACCTCTTATGTTTAAGCTGTACAAACTAAATGAAATTTGAATGTTAAACCATCTAAAGTATGGTGAATGTTAAAAACTGAAAAGTTTAAAAGGTCAAAAGTTTTGAGAAGACAGAAATGGCCAAAACCCGTTTTAcgaaaaattgaaaaattgggaaacgaaaaaaagaaacgcGCAAAAGAAACAACATGGTGTGCAGAGGGCAGTGAGACGGCGCAGGGACAAGGGAGAAGGGAGAAGTGCGCAGGCTGGGTTGCATGTGGTCGTACGGCAGGTGCGCTGGGCGGGAGCAGTAGCGGGGAGGGATTACGGTAAGATGTTCGCATGGGACACAACTGTCGCAGTTATGCACACTGCAGGTGCGTCTTAGTGGACAGAAAGTGGTGCGGCAATTTGTGTGGTATTGCGGTATGGTGTGGGTCATGCGGCGTGTTCATAGTGTTATTGTTAAAGAGACGTAGGATGCCATTGGTGTCCTGTGAAAGTGTTGCAGGAGTGATCGATGTCCGGTTTTGCGGCCCACTTCCAAGACTGCTAAGAGCTgcaattaattaaatatacaCCACTTACTTTCGTAACATTCTTCTATTGAGCAACTACATATAATACATAAACTAATAACTTTCTACAATATTATGCATAATACGTAAATTCGATTCTCCTGCATTGAAACGTTTAAAAATCTTCAGTCATAGAGAAGTTAGCTTCACCGTCTTTCTTCTCGTTGGTAGATGTCTGAGCAATGTCACTGGCTTTATGGTAGTCAGCCACTTTTTTGGCAAATGAGTTGGTGTTACCTGGAATTGCAACTTTTTCCATGAATGGGAATGGATTAGCCACgttatattctttttcgGCACCAAAGGATACCAATAAGAAATCGGCTACATGTTCAATTAATTGTTCCATCTCGGCTATTTTCAAACCAAACTTCTCAATTGGTAATGTATCTTTTAACGAGGCCTTTTCGATCTTGACTGCATCAGTAATGATTCTATTCACAACAACTGGGTCGACGTCATGTTTCAAATGGGCGTACATCAAACTTTGGAAATCGGTGTGTAGGGCACGGTCTCTGAACATGTTTTGGACACCCTTTTGGAGGCCTGGGAATAACTTGCCACCCTTTGGAGAAAAGATACTGGCGTATGCAGCAAGGGAGAAGATACCTTGGACTGCAGCAAAAGCAATTAGTTTTTCGCCGAATAAATGGTCCTCGTTTTCAAACCAAGTCTTGGCGTATTCTAATTTGTCATTGATGTTGctcaatttctttaagtCATCGAACATGGAAACTCTCTTACCGTTGTCCTTGATAATAGcatcaattattaaagagTAAACTTCTTGATGGATATTGTCCAACATGATTTGAAAACCATAGAAACATTTGGCTTCTGGGATCTGTACTTCAGCAGATAAGTTCTCAGTCAAGTTTAATTTGTCCATGTCATTGGAAGCAAATAATGCTAATAATCTAGTGATATATTCCTTTTCATCTTCACTAATTTCTTCACCATTGAAGTTTTCAATATCCTTGGTAAAATCTAATTCTTCAGCAGTCCAAAACAAAGCTTCACGTTGCTTGTAAGCATCATATACTTCATGATATTTGATTGGAAATAAGACGAATCTGCGATGGTTCTCGATTAAAATAACCTCATCCTTTTGCGACTCTTTAAGTAAATGACGTTTAGCTTTATGCTCGGCAAAAAATTCAGTGATACTAGACATGGTTTTCCTTTATAAtgtgtttatttttattaaagaagTAAAGTGTGAAAATGATATCTGTAACGCAATAATAAATCCTTCAAGACCAACTATAATATAAGTTTACTCTCttaaaaacaatttattaaatatgaaaatattaataaattttctgatttataaattatttatccTTACTAAAGTtaaaaagtgaaaaaaaaacaagaaaCCGTTATGATGGAAATGAAAAGCCTGTAATGGTAATAGGTAATTTAGTTTAAATTAATGTCATTTTAACGATGTAATTGAAAAGTAGTAGAGCATTGAAATCTTGAAAGTTATAGTTTGAATTCTCACATGATTAATATTTATGCATTGGGGATTTTTAGTACACGTAGTGCATGTATTGCTTTAACTgaacattatttaaattgttaATGTGAAAATTTTTCGAAAATACTAAAACGTACAAAttgaattctttaaaaaaaatttcattaccTAACAAATGTATGTGCTTTTTTAGTGGTTAAAGCTAGTTAAAGGAAGAGAAGAAAACCTCAGATAAACGTTTACAGTATTCCATCAGTTACtacttttttttattgaacGGTATGACTGTGCTTCTCAGTTAAGAAAGCAatggactatactagaCATTGTTTTCTTTCTATAAGTCTAATTGATACCCACAAATATTTGTAAGTATCATTTAGTCTTCTATGTAGTCGTATGTTTTTATGATTCCGATTATATACATGGCGATACTTGCTACTTCAGTATGCGTACAGTGAAGGTTACCTAAATATATTTGCCATTATTAACTGTAATTGAATTACATACATATGTTAAATGATACTTTCAAAGTAACGGCACTTACTGTTCATAATTATGTGTAATCTTGTGTATGTagtttgaaattgaaatgaGAATTTAGTTGCCGATCTCTATGCTAAATGAATGCAacttaatattaaaaacttaaatgaaaaaatataaatattgattattgaGAAAGGAGAGCTAATGCATGATACCAGTTATGATGTGTTGATTTGATTTCTTCTAAAAAGCtgaaatttttcttgtCAATGTGTCCAAAGGATCATTTCCCTTTTCATCTCTGATCGGTTTACTTTTAGTTGACCATCCAGTTAGATTAGTTTTAAAATCACAATGGTAGAATATTGGCTCGAAGATACGCTCTTGGTTTTCTTCTACCACAACAGTTGGAATATCGTTCAACATTAAAAAccttaatttttaaatctcgataaaaatgtaatatatGTGGACTTGTATTGGTGTATCAAAGCATGGTAACAATCGATAACATCCTTTTCTGACAATGGATCGTGCGGTAATTCATATGtgatttcttcaatttcttcttccgAATTCCCACTTTCATTTTGGTCATCAAGTACAacttttttctctttcttaAGTATTAATTGATCTCTGC includes the following:
- the TPHA0E03210 gene encoding uncharacterized protein (similar to Saccharomyces cerevisiae RNR4 (YGR180C) and RNR2 (YJL026W); ancestral locus Anc_5.179) gives rise to the protein MAPPKETPSKVAASALSDLELKDSKANLGKTLDALKENKFDEEALQLRLSKAAEEHKQFMAKHRVQRHKLKELEKSEPLLVEDDSRKVLYPIKYPDVYEAYKRAEASFWTAEEIDLGKDLHDWNNRMNENEKFFISRVLAFFAASDGIVNENLTENFSVEAKIPEAKLFYGFQIMIENIHSETYSLLIDTYVKDPKESQFLFNAIETIPQIKEKAEWALRWINDSEALFAERLVAFAAIEGVFFSGSFASIFWLKKRGLMPGLTFSNELICRDEGLHTDFACILFSHIKNKPSPEIVEKIVTEAVEIEKRYFLDALPVSLLGMNADLMNQYVEFVADRLLVAFGNKKYFKVENPFDFMENISLAGKTNFFEKRVSDYQFAGVISKSSNTESENPFSLEEDF
- the TPHA0E03220 gene encoding uncharacterized protein codes for the protein MSSITEFFAEHKAKRHLLKESQKDEVILIENHRRFVLFPIKYHEVYDAYKQREALFWTAEELDFTKDIENFNGEEISEDEKEYITRLLALFASNDMDKLNLTENLSAEVQIPEAKCFYGFQIMLDNIHQEVYSLIIDAIIKDNGKRVSMFDDLKKLSNINDKLEYAKTWFENEDHLFGEKLIAFAAVQGIFSLAAYASIFSPKGGKLFPGLQKGVQNMFRDRALHTDFQSLMYAHLKHDVDPVVVNRIITDAVKIEKASLKDTLPIEKFGLKIAEMEQLIEHVADFLLVSFGAEKEYNVANPFPFMEKVAIPGNTNSFAKKVADYHKASDIAQTSTNEKKDGEANFSMTEDF